A region from the Candidatus Tenderia electrophaga genome encodes:
- a CDS encoding phosphoribosylglycinamide formyltransferase: MKIGTPLSPGATRVMLLGCGELGKEVIIALQRLGVEVIGVDRYANAPGQQVAHRSHVIDMTDGAALRRLIEQERPHLVVPEIEAIATATLAEMEAEGLAEVIPTARAAQLTMNREGIRRLAAEELELPTSKYAFAASLNQLKMAVDGGIGYPCLVKPVMSSSGKGQSLVEGPEDVAGAWDRALSAGRVQGGRVIIESVIDFDFEITLLTVRAVNADGEIETYFCDPIGHVQTQGDYVESWQPQRMSPAALDQARRIATAVTANLGGRGIFGVELFIKGDQVWFSEVSPRPHDTGMVTMASQYQNEFELHARAILGLPVDTRLRNPAASAVIYGGLDQPGIAFTGLEQALQVPHSEIRLFGKPEAFVKRRMGVALAAGEGVGEALSRAKQAAALVKPVAG; this comes from the coding sequence ATGAAAATCGGCACCCCTTTGTCACCCGGCGCGACGCGCGTCATGCTGCTGGGCTGCGGTGAGCTGGGCAAGGAGGTGATCATCGCCCTGCAGCGGCTGGGCGTGGAGGTGATCGGCGTCGATCGCTATGCCAACGCCCCCGGGCAGCAGGTGGCCCATCGCAGCCATGTGATCGACATGACCGACGGCGCCGCCCTGCGTCGCCTGATCGAACAGGAGCGTCCCCACCTGGTGGTGCCGGAGATCGAGGCCATCGCCACCGCTACCCTGGCCGAGATGGAGGCTGAAGGTTTGGCCGAGGTGATCCCCACCGCCCGCGCCGCCCAGCTGACGATGAATCGCGAGGGCATTCGCCGCCTGGCGGCCGAGGAGCTGGAGCTGCCCACCTCCAAGTACGCCTTCGCCGCCAGTCTCAACCAGCTCAAAATGGCCGTCGACGGCGGCATCGGTTATCCCTGTTTGGTGAAGCCGGTGATGTCCTCTTCGGGCAAGGGGCAATCCTTGGTCGAGGGTCCGGAGGATGTGGCCGGGGCCTGGGATCGGGCCCTGTCCGCCGGACGCGTCCAGGGCGGTCGTGTGATTATTGAATCAGTCATCGATTTCGATTTTGAAATCACCCTGCTGACGGTGCGTGCGGTTAATGCCGACGGTGAAATCGAAACCTATTTCTGTGACCCCATCGGCCACGTACAAACCCAGGGCGACTATGTGGAAAGCTGGCAGCCGCAGCGCATGAGCCCGGCGGCCCTGGACCAGGCGCGCCGGATCGCGACCGCAGTCACCGCCAATCTGGGCGGTCGCGGCATCTTCGGCGTGGAGCTGTTCATCAAGGGGGATCAGGTCTGGTTCAGTGAAGTCAGCCCGCGGCCCCATGATACCGGCATGGTGACCATGGCCAGCCAGTATCAGAACGAGTTCGAACTGCATGCCCGCGCCATCCTCGGTCTGCCGGTGGACACCCGGCTGCGCAATCCGGCTGCCAGCGCCGTGATCTACGGCGGCCTGGATCAGCCGGGCATCGCCTTCACAGGACTGGAGCAGGCGCTGCAAGTGCCGCACAGCGAGATCCGTCTGTTTGGCAAACCCGAGGCCTTTGTCAAACGGCGTATGGGCGTGGCCCTGGCCGCCGGCGAAGGCGTCGGCGAAGCGCTCAGCCGGGCCAAGCAGGCGGCCGCCTTGGTCAAACCGGTGGCGGGTTAA